From the genome of Gorilla gorilla gorilla isolate KB3781 chromosome 4, NHGRI_mGorGor1-v2.1_pri, whole genome shotgun sequence, one region includes:
- the TSEN54 gene encoding tRNA-splicing endonuclease subunit Sen54 isoform X3, whose amino-acid sequence MGFSEQGRQRLHPEEALYLLECGSIHLFHQDLPLSIQEAYQLLLTDHTVTFLQYQVFSHLKRLGYVVRRFQPSSVLSPYERQLNLDASVQHLEDGDGKRKRSSSSPRSINKKAKALDNSLQPKSLAASSPPPCSQPSQCPEEKPQESSPMKGPGGPFQLLGSLGPSPGPAREGVGCSWESGRAENGVTGAGKRRWNFEQISFPNMASDSRHTLLRAPAPELLPANVAGRETDAESWCQKLNQRKEKLSRREREHHAEAARFQEDVNADPEVQRCSSWREYKELLQRRHVQRSQRRAPHLWGQPVTPLLSPGQASSPAVVLQHISVLQTTHLPDGGARLLEKSGGLEIIFDVYQADAVATFRKNNPGKPYARMCISGFDEPVPDLCSLKRLSYQSGDVPLIFALVDHGDISFYSFRDFTLPQDVGH is encoded by the exons ATGGGCTTCTCAGAGCAGGGCCGGCAGCGGCTTCACCCGGAAGAGGCCTTGTATCTTCTGGAGTGT GGCTCCATCCACCTCTTCCACCAAGACCTGCCACTGTCTATCCAGGAAGCTTACCAGCTGCTGCTGACCGACCACACTGTGACCTTCCTGCAGTACCAG gtcttCAGCCACCTGAAGAGGTTGGGTTATGTGGTTCGACGATTCCAACCAAG CTCTGTCCTGTCCCCGTATGAGAGGCAGCTTAACCTGGATGCCAGCGTGCAGCACTTGGAGGATGGAGATGGCAAGAGAAAGAGGAGCAGCTCCAGCCCTCG GTCCATTAATAAGAAGGCCAAGGCCCTGGACAACTCCCTGCAACCCAAGAGTCTGGCAGCCTCCAGCCCACCTCCCTGCAGCCAGCCCAGCCAATGCCCAGAGGAGAAACCCCAGGAGTCAAGCCCCATGAAGGGCCCAGGGGGCCCCTTTCAGCTTCTGGGgtccctgggccccagccctggcccggccagggagggggtggggtgCAGCTGGGAGAGTGGCAGAGCCGAGAACGGAGTCACGGGGGCCGGTAAGCGGCGCTGGAACTTCGAGCAGATCTCCTTCCCCAACATGGCTTCAGACAGCCGCCACACCCTCCTGCGCGCCCCAGCCCCAGAGCTGCTCCCGGCCAACGTGGCTGGGCGGGAGACAGACGCTGAGTCCTGGTGTCAGAAGCTGAACCAGCGCAAGGAGAAGCTCTCCAGGCGGGAACGGGAGCACCACGCGGAGGCCGCGCGGTTCCAGGAAGACGTCAACGCCGATCCCGAGGTGCAGCGCTGCTCCAGCTGGCGGGAGTACAAGGAGCTGCTGCAGCGGCGGCACGTGCAGAGGAGCCAGCGCCGGGCCCCTCACCTGTGGGGCCAGCCCGTCACCCCCCTGCTGAGTCCTGGCCAGGCCAGCTCCCCAG CCGTGGTCCTTCAGCATATCTCTGTGCTGCAGACAACACACCTTCCTGATGGAGGTGCCCG GCTGTTGGAGAAGTCTGGGGGCTTGGAAATCATCTTTGATGTTTACCAGGCCGACGCTGTGGCCACATTCCGAAAGAATAACCCTGGCAAACCCTATGCCCGGATGTGCATTAGTGG ATTTGATGAGCCTGTCCCAGACCTCTGCAGCCTCAAGCGGTTGTCTTACCAGAGTGGGGATGTCCCTCTGATCTTTGCCCTGGTGGATCATGGTGACATCTCCTTCTACAGCTTCAGGGACTTCACGTTGCCCCAGGATGTGGGGCACTGA
- the TSEN54 gene encoding tRNA-splicing endonuclease subunit Sen54 isoform X2 has product MEPEPEPAVVEVPAGRVLSARELFAARSRSQKLPQRSHGPKDFLPDGSAAQAERLRRCREELWQLLAEQRVERLGSLVAAEWRPEEGFVELKSPAGKFWQTMGFSEQGRQRLHPEEALYLLECGSIHLFHQDLPLSIQEAYQLLLTDHTVTFLQYQVFSHLKRLGYVVRRFQPSSVLSPYERQLNLDASVQHLEDGDGKRKRSSSSPRSINKKAKALDNSLQPKSLAASSPPPCSQPSQCPEEKPQESSPMKGPGGPFQLLGSLGPSPGPAREGVGCSWESGRAENGVTGAGKRRWNFEQISFPNMASDSRHTLLRAPAPELLPANVAGRETDAESWCQKLNQRKEKLSRREREHHAEAARFQEDVNADPEVQRCSSWREYKELLQRRHVQRSQRRAPHLWGQPVTPLLSPGQASSPAVVLQHISVLQTTHLPDGGARLLEKSGGLEIIFDVYQADAVATFRKNNPGKPYARMCISGFDEPVPDLCSLKRLSYQSGDVPLIFALVDHGDISFYSFRDFTLPQDVGH; this is encoded by the exons ATGGAGCCCGAGCCCGAGCCCGCGGTCGTGGAGGTTCCCGCGGGGCGCGTGCTCAG CGCCCGGGAGCTCTTCGCCGCCCGCTCGCGGTCGCAGAAGCTGCCCCAGCGCTCGCATGGCCCCAAGGACTTTCTGCCCGACGGCTCGGCAGCTCAGGCCGAGCGGCTGCGCCGGTGCCGGGAAGAGCTCTGGCAGCTGCTGGCAGAGCAGCGCGTGGAGCGCCT GGGCAGCTTGGTGGCTGCCGAGTGGAGGCCAGAAGAGGGCTTCGTGGAGTTGAAGTCTCCCGCG GGCAAATTCTGGCAGACCATGGGCTTCTCAGAGCAGGGCCGGCAGCGGCTTCACCCGGAAGAGGCCTTGTATCTTCTGGAGTGT GGCTCCATCCACCTCTTCCACCAAGACCTGCCACTGTCTATCCAGGAAGCTTACCAGCTGCTGCTGACCGACCACACTGTGACCTTCCTGCAGTACCAG gtcttCAGCCACCTGAAGAGGTTGGGTTATGTGGTTCGACGATTCCAACCAAG CTCTGTCCTGTCCCCGTATGAGAGGCAGCTTAACCTGGATGCCAGCGTGCAGCACTTGGAGGATGGAGATGGCAAGAGAAAGAGGAGCAGCTCCAGCCCTCG GTCCATTAATAAGAAGGCCAAGGCCCTGGACAACTCCCTGCAACCCAAGAGTCTGGCAGCCTCCAGCCCACCTCCCTGCAGCCAGCCCAGCCAATGCCCAGAGGAGAAACCCCAGGAGTCAAGCCCCATGAAGGGCCCAGGGGGCCCCTTTCAGCTTCTGGGgtccctgggccccagccctggcccggccagggagggggtggggtgCAGCTGGGAGAGTGGCAGAGCCGAGAACGGAGTCACGGGGGCCGGTAAGCGGCGCTGGAACTTCGAGCAGATCTCCTTCCCCAACATGGCTTCAGACAGCCGCCACACCCTCCTGCGCGCCCCAGCCCCAGAGCTGCTCCCGGCCAACGTGGCTGGGCGGGAGACAGACGCTGAGTCCTGGTGTCAGAAGCTGAACCAGCGCAAGGAGAAGCTCTCCAGGCGGGAACGGGAGCACCACGCGGAGGCCGCGCGGTTCCAGGAAGACGTCAACGCCGATCCCGAGGTGCAGCGCTGCTCCAGCTGGCGGGAGTACAAGGAGCTGCTGCAGCGGCGGCACGTGCAGAGGAGCCAGCGCCGGGCCCCTCACCTGTGGGGCCAGCCCGTCACCCCCCTGCTGAGTCCTGGCCAGGCCAGCTCCCCAG CCGTGGTCCTTCAGCATATCTCTGTGCTGCAGACAACACACCTTCCTGATGGAGGTGCCCG GCTGTTGGAGAAGTCTGGGGGCTTGGAAATCATCTTTGATGTTTACCAGGCCGACGCTGTGGCCACATTCCGAAAGAATAACCCTGGCAAACCCTATGCCCGGATGTGCATTAGTGG ATTTGATGAGCCTGTCCCAGACCTCTGCAGCCTCAAGCGGTTGTCTTACCAGAGTGGGGATGTCCCTCTGATCTTTGCCCTGGTGGATCATGGTGACATCTCCTTCTACAGCTTCAGGGACTTCACGTTGCCCCAGGATGTGGGGCACTGA
- the TSEN54 gene encoding tRNA-splicing endonuclease subunit Sen54 isoform X4 has product MGFSEQGRQRLHPEEALYLLECGSIHLFHQDLPLSIQEAYQLLLTDHTVTFLQYQVFSHLKRLGYVVRRFQPSSVLSPYERQLNLDASVQHLEDGDGKRKRSSSSPRSINKKAKALDNSLQPKSLAASSPPPCSQPSQCPEEKPQESSPMKGPGGPFQLLGSLGPSPGPAREGVGCSWESGRAENGVTGAGKRRWNFEQISFPNMASDSRHTLLRAPAPELLPANVAGRETDAESWCQKLNQRKEKLSRREREHHAEAARFQEDVNADPEVQRCSSWREYKELLQRRHVQRSQRRAPHLWGQPVTPLLSPGQASSPGTPSACHIFEGHWQLRNHRTLERAWMNWDGLRLKKDVGGGSGPTRTVSSPAAAAGPVWEGLEMPWSFSISLCCRQHTFLMEVPGCWRSLGAWKSSLMFTRPTLWPHSERITLANPMPGCALVDLMSLSQTSAASSGCLTRVGMSL; this is encoded by the exons ATGGGCTTCTCAGAGCAGGGCCGGCAGCGGCTTCACCCGGAAGAGGCCTTGTATCTTCTGGAGTGT GGCTCCATCCACCTCTTCCACCAAGACCTGCCACTGTCTATCCAGGAAGCTTACCAGCTGCTGCTGACCGACCACACTGTGACCTTCCTGCAGTACCAG gtcttCAGCCACCTGAAGAGGTTGGGTTATGTGGTTCGACGATTCCAACCAAG CTCTGTCCTGTCCCCGTATGAGAGGCAGCTTAACCTGGATGCCAGCGTGCAGCACTTGGAGGATGGAGATGGCAAGAGAAAGAGGAGCAGCTCCAGCCCTCG GTCCATTAATAAGAAGGCCAAGGCCCTGGACAACTCCCTGCAACCCAAGAGTCTGGCAGCCTCCAGCCCACCTCCCTGCAGCCAGCCCAGCCAATGCCCAGAGGAGAAACCCCAGGAGTCAAGCCCCATGAAGGGCCCAGGGGGCCCCTTTCAGCTTCTGGGgtccctgggccccagccctggcccggccagggagggggtggggtgCAGCTGGGAGAGTGGCAGAGCCGAGAACGGAGTCACGGGGGCCGGTAAGCGGCGCTGGAACTTCGAGCAGATCTCCTTCCCCAACATGGCTTCAGACAGCCGCCACACCCTCCTGCGCGCCCCAGCCCCAGAGCTGCTCCCGGCCAACGTGGCTGGGCGGGAGACAGACGCTGAGTCCTGGTGTCAGAAGCTGAACCAGCGCAAGGAGAAGCTCTCCAGGCGGGAACGGGAGCACCACGCGGAGGCCGCGCGGTTCCAGGAAGACGTCAACGCCGATCCCGAGGTGCAGCGCTGCTCCAGCTGGCGGGAGTACAAGGAGCTGCTGCAGCGGCGGCACGTGCAGAGGAGCCAGCGCCGGGCCCCTCACCTGTGGGGCCAGCCCGTCACCCCCCTGCTGAGTCCTGGCCAGGCCAGCTCCCCAGGTACCCCCTCAGCCTGCCACATCTTCGAGGGCCACTGGCAGCTGAGGAATCACAGGACTTTGGAAAGGGCATGGATGAACTGGGATGGATTGAGGCTTAAGAAAGAtgtgggaggagggagtggaCCCACAAGGACGGTCAGTTCTCCCGCGGCTGCAGCAGGGCCTGTGTGGGAAGGCTTAGAGATG CCGTGGTCCTTCAGCATATCTCTGTGCTGCAGACAACACACCTTCCTGATGGAGGTGCCCG GCTGTTGGAGAAGTCTGGGGGCTTGGAAATCATCTTTGATGTTTACCAGGCCGACGCTGTGGCCACATTCCGAAAGAATAACCCTGGCAAACCCTATGCCCGGATGTGCATTAGTGG ATTTGATGAGCCTGTCCCAGACCTCTGCAGCCTCAAGCGGTTGTCTTACCAGAGTGGGGATGTCCCTCTGA
- the TSEN54 gene encoding tRNA-splicing endonuclease subunit Sen54 isoform X1, which yields MEPEPEPAVVEVPAGRVLSARELFAARSRSQKLPQRSHGPKDFLPDGSAAQAERLRRCREELWQLLAEQRVERLGSLVAAEWRPEEGFVELKSPAGKFWQTMGFSEQGRQRLHPEEALYLLECGSIHLFHQDLPLSIQEAYQLLLTDHTVTFLQYQVFSHLKRLGYVVRRFQPSSVLSPYERQLNLDASVQHLEDGDGKRKRSSSSPRSINKKAKALDNSLQPKSLAASSPPPCSQPSQCPEEKPQESSPMKGPGGPFQLLGSLGPSPGPAREGVGCSWESGRAENGVTGAGKRRWNFEQISFPNMASDSRHTLLRAPAPELLPANVAGRETDAESWCQKLNQRKEKLSRREREHHAEAARFQEDVNADPEVQRCSSWREYKELLQRRHVQRSQRRAPHLWGQPVTPLLSPGQASSPGTPSACHIFEGHWQLRNHRTLERAWMNWDGLRLKKDVGGGSGPTRTVSSPAAAAGPVWEGLEMPWSFSISLCCRQHTFLMEVPGCWRSLGAWKSSLMFTRPTLWPHSERITLANPMPGCALVDLMSLSQTSAASSGCLTRVGMSL from the exons ATGGAGCCCGAGCCCGAGCCCGCGGTCGTGGAGGTTCCCGCGGGGCGCGTGCTCAG CGCCCGGGAGCTCTTCGCCGCCCGCTCGCGGTCGCAGAAGCTGCCCCAGCGCTCGCATGGCCCCAAGGACTTTCTGCCCGACGGCTCGGCAGCTCAGGCCGAGCGGCTGCGCCGGTGCCGGGAAGAGCTCTGGCAGCTGCTGGCAGAGCAGCGCGTGGAGCGCCT GGGCAGCTTGGTGGCTGCCGAGTGGAGGCCAGAAGAGGGCTTCGTGGAGTTGAAGTCTCCCGCG GGCAAATTCTGGCAGACCATGGGCTTCTCAGAGCAGGGCCGGCAGCGGCTTCACCCGGAAGAGGCCTTGTATCTTCTGGAGTGT GGCTCCATCCACCTCTTCCACCAAGACCTGCCACTGTCTATCCAGGAAGCTTACCAGCTGCTGCTGACCGACCACACTGTGACCTTCCTGCAGTACCAG gtcttCAGCCACCTGAAGAGGTTGGGTTATGTGGTTCGACGATTCCAACCAAG CTCTGTCCTGTCCCCGTATGAGAGGCAGCTTAACCTGGATGCCAGCGTGCAGCACTTGGAGGATGGAGATGGCAAGAGAAAGAGGAGCAGCTCCAGCCCTCG GTCCATTAATAAGAAGGCCAAGGCCCTGGACAACTCCCTGCAACCCAAGAGTCTGGCAGCCTCCAGCCCACCTCCCTGCAGCCAGCCCAGCCAATGCCCAGAGGAGAAACCCCAGGAGTCAAGCCCCATGAAGGGCCCAGGGGGCCCCTTTCAGCTTCTGGGgtccctgggccccagccctggcccggccagggagggggtggggtgCAGCTGGGAGAGTGGCAGAGCCGAGAACGGAGTCACGGGGGCCGGTAAGCGGCGCTGGAACTTCGAGCAGATCTCCTTCCCCAACATGGCTTCAGACAGCCGCCACACCCTCCTGCGCGCCCCAGCCCCAGAGCTGCTCCCGGCCAACGTGGCTGGGCGGGAGACAGACGCTGAGTCCTGGTGTCAGAAGCTGAACCAGCGCAAGGAGAAGCTCTCCAGGCGGGAACGGGAGCACCACGCGGAGGCCGCGCGGTTCCAGGAAGACGTCAACGCCGATCCCGAGGTGCAGCGCTGCTCCAGCTGGCGGGAGTACAAGGAGCTGCTGCAGCGGCGGCACGTGCAGAGGAGCCAGCGCCGGGCCCCTCACCTGTGGGGCCAGCCCGTCACCCCCCTGCTGAGTCCTGGCCAGGCCAGCTCCCCAGGTACCCCCTCAGCCTGCCACATCTTCGAGGGCCACTGGCAGCTGAGGAATCACAGGACTTTGGAAAGGGCATGGATGAACTGGGATGGATTGAGGCTTAAGAAAGAtgtgggaggagggagtggaCCCACAAGGACGGTCAGTTCTCCCGCGGCTGCAGCAGGGCCTGTGTGGGAAGGCTTAGAGATG CCGTGGTCCTTCAGCATATCTCTGTGCTGCAGACAACACACCTTCCTGATGGAGGTGCCCG GCTGTTGGAGAAGTCTGGGGGCTTGGAAATCATCTTTGATGTTTACCAGGCCGACGCTGTGGCCACATTCCGAAAGAATAACCCTGGCAAACCCTATGCCCGGATGTGCATTAGTGG ATTTGATGAGCCTGTCCCAGACCTCTGCAGCCTCAAGCGGTTGTCTTACCAGAGTGGGGATGTCCCTCTGA
- the CASKIN2 gene encoding caskin-2 translates to MGREQDLILAVKNGDVTGVQKLVAKVKATKTKLLGSTKRLNVNYQDADGFSALHHAALGGSLELIALLLEAQATVDIKDSNGMRPLHYAAWQGRLEPVRLLLRASAAVNAASLDGQIPLHLAAQYGHYEVSEMLLQHQSNPCLVNKAKKTPLDLACEFGRLKVAQLLLNSHLCVALLEGEAKDPCDPNYTTPLHLAAKNGHREVIRQLLRAGIEINRQTKTGTALHEAALYGKTEVVRLLLEGGVDVNIRNTYNQTALDIVNQFTTSQASREIKQLLREASGILKVRALKDFWNLHDPTALNVRAGDVITVLEQHPDGRWKGHIHESQRGTDRIGYFPPGIVEVVSKRVGIPAARLPSAPTPLRPGFSRTPQPPAEEPPHPLTYSQLPRVGLSPDSPAGDRNSVGSEGSVGSIRSAGSGQSSEGTNGHGPGLLIENAQPLPSAGEDQVLPGLHPPSLADNLSHRPLANCRSGEQIFTQDVRPEQLLEGKDAQAIHNWLSEFQLEGYTAHFLQAGYDVPTISRMTPEDLTAIGVTKPGHRKKIASEIAQLSIAEWLPSYIPTDLLEWLCALGLPQYHKQLVSSGYDSMGLVADLTWEELQEIGVNKLGHQKKLMLGVKRLVELRRGLLQGEALSEGGRRLAKGPELMAIEGLENGEGPATAGPRLLTFQGSELSPELQAAMAGGGPEPLPLPPARSPSQESIGARSRGSGHSQEQPAPQPSGGDPSPPQERNLPEGTERPPKLCSSLPGQGPPPYVFMYPQGSPSSPAPGPPPGAPWAFSYLAGPPTTPPDPPRPKRRSHSLSRPGPTEGDAEGEAEGPVGSTLSSYATLTRRPGRSALVRTSPSVTPTPARGTPRSQSFALRARRKGPPPPPPKRLSSVSGPSPEPPPLDGSPGPKEGATGPRRRTLSEPAGPSEPPGPPAPAGPASDTEEEEPGPEGTPPSRGSSGEGLPFAEEGNLTIKQRPKPAGPPPRETPVPPGLDFNLTESDTVKRRPKCREREPLQTALLAFGVASATPGPAAPLPSPPPGESPPASSLPQPEPSSLPAQGVPIPLAPSPAMQPPVPPCPGPGLESSAASRWNGETEPPAAPAALLKVPGAGTAPKPVSVACTQLAFSGPKLAPRLGPRPVPPPRPESTGTVGPGQAQQRLEQTSSSLAAALRAAETSIGTKEQEGTPSASTKHILDDISTMFDALADQLDAMLD, encoded by the exons ATGGGTCGTGAACAGGACCTGATCCTCGCTGTCAAGAATGGAGATGTGACCGGTGTGCAGAAACTGGTGGCGAAGGTCAAGGCCACAAAGACAA AGCTCCTGGGCTCCACAAAGAGGCTCAACGTGAACTACCAGGATGCTGATGG ATTCTCTGCCCTCCACCACGCTGCTTTGGGGGGCAGCCTGGAGCTCATAGCCTTGCTGCTAGAGGCTCAGGCCACTGTTGACATCAAGGACAGCAATG GCATGCGCCCGCTGCACTATGCAGCCTGGCAGGGCCGGCTGGAGCCTGTGAGGCTGCTGCTGCGCGCCTCTGCGGCCGTCAATGCCGCCTCGCTGGACGGACAGATCCCCCTGCACCTGGCTGCGCAGTATGGACATTATGAGGTG tcaGAAATGCTCCTCCAGCATCAGTCCAACCCATGCCTGGTCAACAAGGCCAAGAAGACGCCCCTGGACCTGGCCTGTGAATTTGGCCGACTCAAG GTGGCCCAGCTGCTTCTGAACAGCCACTTATGTGTGGCACTGCTGGAGGGGGAGGCCAAAGACCCATGTGACCCCAACTACACCACGCCCCTGCACTTGGCTGCCAAGAATGGCCACAGAGAAGTCATCAG GCAGCTCCTGAGAGCTGGGATCGAGATCAACCGCCAGACCAAGACGGGTACGGCGCTCCACGAGGCCGCACTGTATGGCAAGACTGAGGTGGTGCGGCTGCTTCTGGAG GGAGGTGTGGACGTGAACATCCGGAATACGTATAACCAGACGGCGCTGGACATAGTGAATCAGTTCACCACCTCCCAGGCCAGCCGGGAAATCAAGCAGCTACTGCGGG AGGCCTCAGGGATCCTGAAGGTCCGAGCGCTCAAGGATTTCTGGAACCTCCATGATCCCACTGCGCTCAATGTCCGGGCAGGGGATGTCATCACG GTGCTAGAACAGCATCCCGACGGCCGCTGGAAGGGCCACATCCACGAGAGCCAGAGGGGCACAGACCGCATAGGCTACTTCCCCCCGGGCATTGTCGAGGTGGTCAGCAAGCGGGTGGGCATCCCTGCAGCCCGCCTCCCGTCCGCACCCACCCCCCTGCGCCCAGGCTTCTCCCGGACACCGCAGCCTCCTGCCGAAGAACCCCCGCACCCTCTTACCTACAGCCAGCTTCCTCGGGTGGGCCTCAGCCCAGACAGCCCAG CAGGTGACAGGAATAGCGTGGGCAGTGAGGGCAGCGTGGGCAGCATCCGCAGTGCCGGCAGCGGGCAGAGCTCTGAGGGCACTAACGGCCATGGCCCTGGCCTCCTGATTGAGAACGCCCAG CCACTGCCCTCTGCCGGAGAGGACCAGGTGCTGCCAGGACTCCACCCGCCGTCCCTGGCAG ACAACCTGAGCCACCGCCCTCTGGCCAACTGCCGCTCTGGGGAGCAGATCTTCACCCAGGATGTGCGGCCAGAACAGCTGCTGGAGGGGAAG gacGCGCAGGCCATTCATAACTGGCTAAGCGAGTTCCAGCTGGAGGGCTACACTGCCCACTTTCTGCAGGCCGGCTATGATGTGCCTACCATCAGCCGCATGACACCTGAG GACCTGACGGCCATCGGGGTGACCAAGCCTGGGCACAGGAAGAAGATCGCCTCAGAGATCGCTCAGCTCAGCATCGCCGAGTGGCTGCCCAGCTACATCCCA ACGGACCTGCTGGAGTGGCTGTGTGCACTGGGGCTGCCGCAGTACCACAAGCAGCTGGTGAGCAGCGGCTACGACTCCATGGGGCTGGTGGCCGACCTCACCTGGGAGGAGCTGCAGGAGATTGGGGTCAACAAGCTCG GGCATCAGAAGAAGCTCATGCTGGGGGTGAAGCGGCTGGTGGAGCTTCGGCGGGGCCTGCTGCAGGGGGAGGCCCTCAGTGAAGGCGGGCGCCGGCTGGCCAAGGGTCCGGAGCTGATGGCCATTGAGGGACTGGAGAATGGAGAAGGCCCAGCTACGGCTGGCCCACGGCTCCTCACCTTCCAGGGCAGCGAACTAAGCCCAGAGCTACAGGCGGCCATGGCAGGGGGTGGCCCTGAACCACTCCCCCTCCCACCTGCCCGCTCTCCCAGCCAGGAGAGCATCGGGGCACGCTCACGGGGGTCTGGCCACTCACAGGAACAGCCTGCCCCACAGCCCAGCGGTGGCGATCCCAGCCCCCCCCAGGAGAGGAACCTTCCAGAGGGCACAGAGCGGCCCCCTAAGCTTTGTTCTTCACTTCCTGGCCAAGGACCCCCACCCTATGTTTTTATGTACCCCCAGGGCTCACCCTCTAGCCCGGCCCCAGGGCCACCTCCTGGCGCACCCTGGGCCTTCTCCTACTTGGCCGGGCCCCCTACCACTCCCCCAGACCCGCCTCGACCTAAGCGCCGGTCCCACAGCCTAAGCCGCCCTGGCCCCACAGAGGGGGATGCTGAGGGGGAGGCCGAAGGGCCAGTGGGCAGCACCCTAAGCAGTTATGCTACCCTTACCCGGCGGCCAGGACGCAGTGCCCTTGTCCGGACCAGTCCTAGTGTGACCCCAACCCCAGCTCGGGGGACTCCTCGCAGCCAGTCCTTTGCCCTGCGGGCCCGGCGCAAaggccccccgcccccgccccccaagCGCCTCAGCTCCGTCTCTGGCCCCAGCCCAGAGCCACCTCCACTAGATGGGAGCCCAGGGCCCAAGGAAGGGGCCACAGGGCCCAGAAGGCGAACACTGAGTGAACCTGCTGGCCCCTCAGAGCCCCCTGGCCCACCTGCCCCGGCTGGGCCCGCGTCAGATAcggaggaggaggagccaggccCTGAGGGGACGCCCCCATCTCGGGGCAGCTCTGGGGAAGGGCTGCCGTTTGCAGAGGAAGGGAACCTGACCATCAAACAGCGCCCGAAGCCCGCTGGCCCCCCGCCCCGAGAGACACCCGTGCCCCCCGGCCTCGATTTCAACCTCACGGAATCAGACACTGTTAAGCGGAGGCCCAAGTGCCGGGAGAGAGAGCCACTGCAGACCGCACTGCTGGCCTTCGGAGTGGCCAGTGCCACGCCTGGCCCCGCTGCCCCCCTGCCTTCCCCACCTCCTGGCGAGTCTCCTCCAGCTTCTAGCCTTCCCCAGCCCGAGCCCAGCAGCCTTCCAGCCCAAGGAGTTCCAATCCCCCTTGCTCCCAGCCCCGCCATGCAGCCTCCAGTGCCGCCCTGCCCAGGGCCAGGTCTGGAAAGCTCAGCAGCTAGTCGGTGGAATGGGGAGACAGAACCCCCGGCCGCCCCTGCTGCCCTTCTCAAAGTGCCCGGAGCAG GAACAGCCCCCAAGCCTGTGTCGGTGGCCTGCACCCAGCTGGCATTTTCTGGCCCTAAGCTAGCGCCCCGGCTCGGCCCCCGCCCAGTGCCTCCTCCACGGCCTGAGAGCACTGGGACTGTGGGCCCAGGCCAGGCCCAGCAGCGACTGGAGCAGACCAGCTCGTCCCTGGCAGCTGCACTGAGAGCCGCAGAGACGAGCATTGGCACCAAGGAGCAAGAGGG CACCCCCAGCGCCTCCACCAAGCACATTCTGGATGACATCAGCACCATGTTCGATGCCCTGGCTGACCAGCTGGACGCCATGCTGGACTGA